The Mycolicibacterium flavescens genomic interval TTCGCCGCAGGCGGCGGCTTCAGTTCCGGCTCGGGTGCGATCACCATGCCCCACGAGGAGGTGCGCGACTACTTCTACCAACGACAGAATTATCTGCACGAACTCGACACCGCGGCCGAAGACCTCACCATCCGCATGCCGATGCACCGCTCGGAGCTCGCCCGCCAATTGTCGGACCGACTGACGATGGTGCACGGCGTGCGCATCGTCCACCGCATGGACCTCGGCGAATCGGTGCTGCACCGCTACAGCCCCGAGACGAAGACACTCGAGCTCAACAACCACCTCTCATCCGGGCAGACCGTGTTCAAGATGGCCGTCGAACTGGCGTATCTGGAATTCGGCGACCTCATCGACAAGCTCGTCGACGAGGGGAAGTTCACCAGCGACGAGTCGACGCGGCTGGCGCGACTGGGTCTGGCCAACTACTTCGCCGCCGCAATGGTGTTGCCGTACGCGCAGTTTCACGATGTCGCGGAGAACTTCCGCTACGACGTCGAGCGGCTTTCGGCGTTCTACTCGGTCAGCTACGAGACGATCGCTCACCGGCTGTCGACCCTGCAGCGGCCGTCGATGCGCGGTGTGCCGCTGTCCTTCGTCCGCGTCGACCGCGCGGGCAATATGTCAAAACGCCAGTCCGCCACCGGTTTCCACTTCTCCTCCAGCGGCGGTACCTGCCCGTTGTGGAACGTCTACGAGACATTCGCCAACCCCGGCAAGATCGGAGTGCAGGTCGCGCAGATGCCCGACGGAGGCAACTACCTGTGGGTGGCCCGCACCGTCGAACGGCGTGCGCAGCGCTACGGCCAGCCGGGTAAGACGTTCGCCATCGGCCTGGGCTGCGAGCTGCGCCA includes:
- a CDS encoding putative transcriptional regulator, with amino-acid sequence MLDISPSYLNQIEHDVRPLTLAVLLRITEVFGVDATFFASEDDTRLVAELREVTLDRDLDIDVDLAEIADMVAAHPNLARAMVNLHRRYQLTTTRLAAATEDRFAAGGGFSSGSGAITMPHEEVRDYFYQRQNYLHELDTAAEDLTIRMPMHRSELARQLSDRLTMVHGVRIVHRMDLGESVLHRYSPETKTLELNNHLSSGQTVFKMAVELAYLEFGDLIDKLVDEGKFTSDESTRLARLGLANYFAAAMVLPYAQFHDVAENFRYDVERLSAFYSVSYETIAHRLSTLQRPSMRGVPLSFVRVDRAGNMSKRQSATGFHFSSSGGTCPLWNVYETFANPGKIGVQVAQMPDGGNYLWVARTVERRAQRYGQPGKTFAIGLGCELRHAHRLVYSEGLDLSGEVSTPIGAGCRVCERDNCPQRAFPALGRALDIDEHRSTVSPYLVRRP